Proteins from one Nicotiana tabacum cultivar K326 chromosome 23, ASM71507v2, whole genome shotgun sequence genomic window:
- the LOC107816679 gene encoding uncharacterized protein LOC107816679 isoform X13: protein METKSPCPPYTVTVRRNPPRRARPTPSSAVPNSLPRSPPRNISSFPIEDILSIEVPEKQLLTEHPSSSENLKVFLRVRPLISQRETAKIEKTAAEMKKTTKNAWPKNPKSTNALPKKLKKSYEVCVTVNDAHSVTLLPPQSLQDAKRIKSEVYEGFSHVFSSQASQREVYEEMVNPLVEDFLKGKSGMLAALGPSGSGKTHTIFGCGRDPGMVPLALRRILSQEEGEKKKSRRIFYLSMFEISSEKGKSEKIFDLSQDGADLCIQQSSIKGVQQAVLYDAQQAESLIACGLLKRATAMTNSNSQSSRSQCIINIRCEYTRAGGKVGDNSNSAVLTIVDLAGAEREKKTGNQGVRLLESNFINNTSMVFGLCLRSLLEHQKNPRKPMQKHFQNSLLTRYLRDYLEGKKRMALLLTVRPGEEDYLDTSFLLRQASPYTKIKFDIVEEHGILNHNKRPVQTTPSMGKLKRMKLNQTENCEINQRSIERPELPNEEAAVEGVKDDSLTGVLVQSEEIITIEANERNILRVDHVELERKERNHQILQNFGKALWKVLKEYKRKLEVAENEICTLRDCLSCEKTRSAELENQLRDWQSNCCCRKGVSSEESSREEDEFRGKGSLDCEARQSTDQNEVDENVTCTPRDCIIIKKTRWAELENELMDWQSNCRCRKGVSSEVSSREVDELRRKISLDFEDHQSIGCNEVTSEAYSCHLEGSAHARNDERLDSTIAQQLESSIEDATGVEDLMKLIEMKAEITDLNGKATAVLSGSHSCTDQEYGQEEESSDSVVRTSKATFINRDENDLLEEDHTLFDSVLPDCSVSSSKSSLFVENKSPFQVWEDQTQNEEDKVKSDAHTRTEERLDSTVGHMTAQKFERSIEDITGVEVPKIPDGMKAESINLKGKENALLSGSPSCTDQEYEQEEESFVCTSQATSISRDENDLLEEDHMLFDSVLPECTINSSESSLLVENNSSFPVVEDQTQNEEDKTAKTLESSTEDATGVEDQKIPDGMKAESTDLNGKANALLSGSPSFPDQEYEREENFFVSTSQATSINRDEASLLEEDHTLFDSVLPECTVNSSESSLFIENNCSFPVLEDQTHNKEDKTAQKLESSIEDATGVEDLMKPNEMKAEITRLNGKATAVLTGSRSCTDQEDGQEMESSVCTSQATFINRDGASLLEEDHALFDPVLAECTVSSSESSLFVEYNSSFPVVQNQSQNEEDKKPLGPSTMLMPEEVVHALGCHDNNTPEAVTKHGSCTKLQNADRPKRRLLPVSSILLKDIGNIDFKDENEKPKGVKAEKKGTSGKNRTQGSTSLIRLLKDNLAI, encoded by the exons ATGGAGACGAAATCGCCGTGTCCGCCGTACACGGTGACCGTTCGCCGGAACCCTCCCCGGAGAGCAAGACCGACACCATCCTCCGCTGTTCCTAATTCGCTTCCCCGATCGCCGCCGCGAAACATCTCTTCATTCCCCATTGAGGATATTCTATCAATAGAAGTCCCTGAAAAACAACTTCTTACGGAGCATCCATCATCATCGGAGAATCTCAAGGTATTTCTGAGAGTCCGACCGTTAATTTCTCAACGAGAAACAGCGAAAATAGAAAAAACAGCTGCtgaaatgaagaaaacaacaaaaaatgcTTGGCCTAAAAACCCTAAGTCCACCAATGCGTTGCCGAAGAAGCTCAAAAAGAGCTATGAAGTCTGTGTGACAGTGAATGATGCACATTCCGTTACCCTATTGCCTCCGCAGAGCTTACAAGACGCCAAACGTATTAAATCAGAAGTTTATGAAGGTTTTTCACATGTCTTCTCGTCACAAGCATCTCAg AGGGAAGTTTACGAAGAAATGGTGAATCCTTTAGTTGAGGATTTTCTGAAGGGTAAGAGTGGAATGTTAGCTGCATTGGGACCAAGTGGTTCTGGGAAGACTCATACCATCTTTGGCTGTGGAAGGGACCCTGGTATGGTGCCTCTCGCTCTTCGTCGAATTTTATCACAGGAAGAAGGAGAGAAGAAGAAGTCACGAAG GATATTTTATTTGTCCATGTTTGAGATCTCTTCTGAGAAAGGAAAATCTGAAAAGATATTTGATTTATCTCAAGATGGGGCTGATTTATGCATCCAACAATCATCTATTAAAGGCGTGCAACAG GCCGTACTTTATGATGCTCAGCAAGCTGAATCGTTAATTGCATGTGGACTTTTAAAACGTGCGACAGCTATGACGAATTCAAACAGTCAATCCAG TCGTTCACAGTGCATCATAAATATCCGCTGTGAATATACGAGGGCAGGTGGAAAAGTTGGTGATAACTCAAACAGTGCTGTGCTGACTATAGTTGACCTTGCTGGAGCTGAGAGGGAAAAGAAGACTGGAAATCAG GGGGTTAGATTGCTCGAAAGTAATTTTATCAACAACACTTCGATGGTGTTTGGCCTGTGCTTAAGG TCATTACTGGAGCATCAGAAGAACCCCAGAAAACCTATGCAGAAACACTTTCAAAACTCTCTG TTGACCAGATACTTACGAGATTATTTGGAAGGGAAGAAGCGGATGGCACTG CTTTTAACTGTTAGACCTGGGGAAGAAGACTACCTTGATACTTCTTTTCTGCTAAGGCAGGCTTCACCATATACAAAAATCAA GTTTGACATCGTTGAAGAACATGGGATTTTAAACCACAATAAGAGGCCTGTGCAAACAACGCCTAGCATGGGGAAGCTTAAAAGAATGAAGTTGAACCAAACTGAAAATTGTGAG ATCAATCAAAGAAGCATTGAACGTCCTGAACTTCCGAATGAAG AAGCTGCTGTGGAAGGAGTGAAGGATGACAGCTTGACAGGCGTTCTTGTTCAGTCTGAGGAAATCATCACTATTGAAGCAAATGAGAGGAATATTCTCAGAGTTGATCAcgttgaattggaaagaaaagagagaaatcaTCAGATTCTGCAAAATTTTGGAAAGGCTTTGTGGAAAGTCTTGAAAGAATACAAGAGAAAACTTGAG GTGGCTGAAAATGAAATTTGCACCCTCAGAGATTGCTTAAGTTGTGAGAAAACTAGATCCGCTGAACTAGAGAATCAACTGAGGGATTGGCAAAGTAACTGCTGCTGCAGGAAAGGAGTTTCAAGTGAGGAATCCTCCAGAGAAGAGGATGAATTCAGAGGAAAAGGTTCATTAGATTGTGAGGCGCGTCAATCCACTGATCAGAATGAG GTGGACGAAAATGTAACCTGCACTCCCAGAGACTGCATAATCATCAAGAAAACAAGATGGGCTGAACTAGAGAATGAACTGATGGATTGGCAAAGTAACTGCCGCTGCAGGAAGGGGGTTTCAAGTGAGGTTTCCTCCAGAGAAGTGGATGAACTCAGAAGAAAAATCTCTTTAGATTTTGAGGATCATCAATCCATTGGTTGCAATGAG GTGACATCTGAAGCTTATTCTTGTCATTTGGAAGGGTCTGCGCATGCGAGAAATGATGAGCGGCTTGACTCCACT ATTGCTCAGCAGCTCGAAAGTTCTATTGAAGATGCTACTGGTGTTGAAGATCTGATGAAACTAATTGAAATGAAAGCAGAGATTACAGATTTGAATGGCAAAGCAACTGCTGTATTAAGCGGGTCACACTCTTGCACTGATCAGGAGTACGGGCAAGAAGAAGAAAGTTCTG ATTCTGTAGTCCGCACTTCCAAAGCGACTTTCATAAACAGAGACGAGAACGACCTGTTGGAAGAGGACCACACACTTTTTGATTCAGTACTTCCAGATTGTTCAGTCAGCTCTTCTAAGTCATCTCTCTTCGTTGAAAATAAGAGCCCTTTTCAAGTGTGGGAGGACCAAACACAAAACGAAGAGGACAAG GTGAAGTCAGATGCACATACGAGAACTGAGGAGCGGCTTGACTCCACTGTAGGACATATG ACTGCCCAGAAGTTCGAAAGATCTATAGAAGATATTACTGGTGTTGAAGTTCCGAAGATTCCAGATGGAATGAAAGCAGAGAGTATAAATttgaaaggcaaagaaaatgCTCTGTTAAGTGGGTCACCCTCTTGCACTGATCAGGAGTACGAGCAAGAAGAGGAAAGTTTTG TCTGCACTTCCCAAGCGACTTCAATAAGCAGAGACGAGAACGACCTGTTGGAAGAGGACCACATGCTTTTTGATTCAGTACTTCCAGAATGTACAATCAACTCTTCTGAGTCATCGCTCCTCGTTGAAAATAACAGCTCTTTTCCAGTGGTTGAGGACCAAACACAAAACGAAGAGGACAAG ACTGCTAAGACGCTCGAAAGTTCTACTGAAGATGCTACTGGTGTTGAAGATCAGAAGATTCCAGATGGAATGAAAGCAGAGAGTACAGATTTGAATGGCAAAGCAAATGCTTTGTTAAGTGGGTCACCCTCTTTCCCTGATCAGGAGTACGAGCGAGAAGAGAATTTTTTTG TAAGCACTTCTCAAGCGACTTCCATAAACAGAGACGAGGCCAGCCTGCTGGAAGAGGACCACACGCTTTTTGATTCAGTACTTCCTGAATGTACAGTCAACTCTTCTGAGTCATCTCTCTTCATTGAAAATAACTGCTCTTTTCCAGTGCTGGAGGACCAAACACACAACAAAGAGGATAAG ACTGCTCAGAAGCTTGAAAGTTCTATTGAAGATGCTACTGGTGTTGAAGATCTGATGAAACCAAATGAAATGAAAGCAGAGATTACACGTTTGAATGGCAAAGCAACTGCTGTATTAACTGGGTCACGCTCTTGTACTGATCAGGAGGACGGGCAAGAAATGGAAAGTTCTG TCTGCACTTCCCAAGCAACTTTCATAAACAGAGACGGGGCCAGCCTGTTGGAAGAGGATCATGCGCTTTTTGATCCAGTACTTGCAGAATGTACAGTCAGCTCTTCCGAGTCATCTCTCTTCGTTGAATATAACAGCTCTTTTCCAGTGGTGCAGAACCAATCACAAAATGAAGAGGACAAG AAACCATTGGGTCCATCGACAATGTTAATGCCCGAGGAAGTTGTACATGCTCTAGGATGCCATGATAACAACACACCTGAAGCAGTTACCAAACATGGTTCCTGCACTAAACTTCAGAATGCAGATAGGCCAAAAAG GAGACTTCTACCAGTTTCGTCCATCTTATTAAAAGATATAGGCAATATAGACTTCAAGGACGAGAATGAGAAACCAAAG GGAGTCAAGGCAGAAAAGAAAGGAACTTCTGGTAAGAACAGAACTCAGGGCAGCACTTCACTTATTCGTTTGCTCAAGGATAATCTTGCTATCTAG
- the LOC107816679 gene encoding uncharacterized protein LOC107816679 isoform X11, translated as METKSPCPPYTVTVRRNPPRRARPTPSSAVPNSLPRSPPRNISSFPIEDILSIEVPEKQLLTEHPSSSENLKVFLRVRPLISQRETAKIEKTAAEMKKTTKNAWPKNPKSTNALPKKLKKSYEVCVTVNDAHSVTLLPPQSLQDAKRIKSEVYEGFSHVFSSQASQREVYEEMVNPLVEDFLKGKSGMLAALGPSGSGKTHTIFGCGRDPGMVPLALRRILSQEEGEKKKSRRIFYLSMFEISSEKGKSEKIFDLSQDGADLCIQQSSIKGVQQAVLYDAQQAESLIACGLLKRATAMTNSNSQSSRSQCIINIRCEYTRAGGKVGDNSNSAVLTIVDLAGAEREKKTGNQGVRLLESNFINNTSMVFGLCLRSLLEHQKNPRKPMQKHFQNSLLTRYLRDYLEGKKRMALLLTVRPGEEDYLDTSFLLRQASPYTKIKFDIVEEHGILNHNKRPVQTTPSMGKLKRMKLNQTENCEINQRSIERPELPNEEAAVEGVKDDSLTGVLVQSEEIITIEANERNILRVDHVELERKERNHQILQNFGKALWKVLKEYKRKLEVAENEICTLRDCLSCEKTRSAELENQLRDWQSNCCCRKGVSSEESSREEDEFRGKGSLDCEARQSTDQNEVDENVTCTPRDCIIIKKTRWAELENELMDWQSNCRCRKGVSSEVSSREVDELRRKISLDFEDHQSIGCNEVTSEAYSCHLEGSAHARNDERLDSTIAQQLESSIEDATGVEDLMKLIEMKAEITDLNGKATAVLSGSHSCTDQEYGQEEESSDSVVRTSKATFINRDENDLLEEDHTLFDSVLPDCSVSSSKSSLFVENKSPFQVWEDQTQNEEDKVKSDAHTRTEERLDSTVGHMTAQKFERSIEDITGVEVPKIPDGMKAESINLKGKENALLSGSPSCTDQEYEQEEESFVCTSQATSISRDENDLLEEDHMLFDSVLPECTINSSESSLLVENNSSFPVVEDQTQNEEDKTAKTLESSTEDATGVEDQKIPDGMKAESTDLNGKANALLSGSPSFPDQEYEREENFFDSVVSTSQATSINRDEASLLEEDHTLFDSVLPECTVNSSESSLFIENNCSFPVLEDQTHNKEDKTAQKLESSIEDATGVEDLMKPNEMKAEITRLNGKATAVLTGSRSCTDQEDGQEMESSVCTSQATFINRDGASLLEEDHALFDPVLAECTVSSSESSLFVEYNSSFPVVQNQSQNEEDKKPLGPSTMLMPEEVVHALGCHDNNTPEAVTKHGSCTKLQNADRPKRRLLPVSSILLKDIGNIDFKDENEKPKGVKAEKKGTSGKNRTQGSTSLIRLLKDNLAI; from the exons ATGGAGACGAAATCGCCGTGTCCGCCGTACACGGTGACCGTTCGCCGGAACCCTCCCCGGAGAGCAAGACCGACACCATCCTCCGCTGTTCCTAATTCGCTTCCCCGATCGCCGCCGCGAAACATCTCTTCATTCCCCATTGAGGATATTCTATCAATAGAAGTCCCTGAAAAACAACTTCTTACGGAGCATCCATCATCATCGGAGAATCTCAAGGTATTTCTGAGAGTCCGACCGTTAATTTCTCAACGAGAAACAGCGAAAATAGAAAAAACAGCTGCtgaaatgaagaaaacaacaaaaaatgcTTGGCCTAAAAACCCTAAGTCCACCAATGCGTTGCCGAAGAAGCTCAAAAAGAGCTATGAAGTCTGTGTGACAGTGAATGATGCACATTCCGTTACCCTATTGCCTCCGCAGAGCTTACAAGACGCCAAACGTATTAAATCAGAAGTTTATGAAGGTTTTTCACATGTCTTCTCGTCACAAGCATCTCAg AGGGAAGTTTACGAAGAAATGGTGAATCCTTTAGTTGAGGATTTTCTGAAGGGTAAGAGTGGAATGTTAGCTGCATTGGGACCAAGTGGTTCTGGGAAGACTCATACCATCTTTGGCTGTGGAAGGGACCCTGGTATGGTGCCTCTCGCTCTTCGTCGAATTTTATCACAGGAAGAAGGAGAGAAGAAGAAGTCACGAAG GATATTTTATTTGTCCATGTTTGAGATCTCTTCTGAGAAAGGAAAATCTGAAAAGATATTTGATTTATCTCAAGATGGGGCTGATTTATGCATCCAACAATCATCTATTAAAGGCGTGCAACAG GCCGTACTTTATGATGCTCAGCAAGCTGAATCGTTAATTGCATGTGGACTTTTAAAACGTGCGACAGCTATGACGAATTCAAACAGTCAATCCAG TCGTTCACAGTGCATCATAAATATCCGCTGTGAATATACGAGGGCAGGTGGAAAAGTTGGTGATAACTCAAACAGTGCTGTGCTGACTATAGTTGACCTTGCTGGAGCTGAGAGGGAAAAGAAGACTGGAAATCAG GGGGTTAGATTGCTCGAAAGTAATTTTATCAACAACACTTCGATGGTGTTTGGCCTGTGCTTAAGG TCATTACTGGAGCATCAGAAGAACCCCAGAAAACCTATGCAGAAACACTTTCAAAACTCTCTG TTGACCAGATACTTACGAGATTATTTGGAAGGGAAGAAGCGGATGGCACTG CTTTTAACTGTTAGACCTGGGGAAGAAGACTACCTTGATACTTCTTTTCTGCTAAGGCAGGCTTCACCATATACAAAAATCAA GTTTGACATCGTTGAAGAACATGGGATTTTAAACCACAATAAGAGGCCTGTGCAAACAACGCCTAGCATGGGGAAGCTTAAAAGAATGAAGTTGAACCAAACTGAAAATTGTGAG ATCAATCAAAGAAGCATTGAACGTCCTGAACTTCCGAATGAAG AAGCTGCTGTGGAAGGAGTGAAGGATGACAGCTTGACAGGCGTTCTTGTTCAGTCTGAGGAAATCATCACTATTGAAGCAAATGAGAGGAATATTCTCAGAGTTGATCAcgttgaattggaaagaaaagagagaaatcaTCAGATTCTGCAAAATTTTGGAAAGGCTTTGTGGAAAGTCTTGAAAGAATACAAGAGAAAACTTGAG GTGGCTGAAAATGAAATTTGCACCCTCAGAGATTGCTTAAGTTGTGAGAAAACTAGATCCGCTGAACTAGAGAATCAACTGAGGGATTGGCAAAGTAACTGCTGCTGCAGGAAAGGAGTTTCAAGTGAGGAATCCTCCAGAGAAGAGGATGAATTCAGAGGAAAAGGTTCATTAGATTGTGAGGCGCGTCAATCCACTGATCAGAATGAG GTGGACGAAAATGTAACCTGCACTCCCAGAGACTGCATAATCATCAAGAAAACAAGATGGGCTGAACTAGAGAATGAACTGATGGATTGGCAAAGTAACTGCCGCTGCAGGAAGGGGGTTTCAAGTGAGGTTTCCTCCAGAGAAGTGGATGAACTCAGAAGAAAAATCTCTTTAGATTTTGAGGATCATCAATCCATTGGTTGCAATGAG GTGACATCTGAAGCTTATTCTTGTCATTTGGAAGGGTCTGCGCATGCGAGAAATGATGAGCGGCTTGACTCCACT ATTGCTCAGCAGCTCGAAAGTTCTATTGAAGATGCTACTGGTGTTGAAGATCTGATGAAACTAATTGAAATGAAAGCAGAGATTACAGATTTGAATGGCAAAGCAACTGCTGTATTAAGCGGGTCACACTCTTGCACTGATCAGGAGTACGGGCAAGAAGAAGAAAGTTCTG ATTCTGTAGTCCGCACTTCCAAAGCGACTTTCATAAACAGAGACGAGAACGACCTGTTGGAAGAGGACCACACACTTTTTGATTCAGTACTTCCAGATTGTTCAGTCAGCTCTTCTAAGTCATCTCTCTTCGTTGAAAATAAGAGCCCTTTTCAAGTGTGGGAGGACCAAACACAAAACGAAGAGGACAAG GTGAAGTCAGATGCACATACGAGAACTGAGGAGCGGCTTGACTCCACTGTAGGACATATG ACTGCCCAGAAGTTCGAAAGATCTATAGAAGATATTACTGGTGTTGAAGTTCCGAAGATTCCAGATGGAATGAAAGCAGAGAGTATAAATttgaaaggcaaagaaaatgCTCTGTTAAGTGGGTCACCCTCTTGCACTGATCAGGAGTACGAGCAAGAAGAGGAAAGTTTTG TCTGCACTTCCCAAGCGACTTCAATAAGCAGAGACGAGAACGACCTGTTGGAAGAGGACCACATGCTTTTTGATTCAGTACTTCCAGAATGTACAATCAACTCTTCTGAGTCATCGCTCCTCGTTGAAAATAACAGCTCTTTTCCAGTGGTTGAGGACCAAACACAAAACGAAGAGGACAAG ACTGCTAAGACGCTCGAAAGTTCTACTGAAGATGCTACTGGTGTTGAAGATCAGAAGATTCCAGATGGAATGAAAGCAGAGAGTACAGATTTGAATGGCAAAGCAAATGCTTTGTTAAGTGGGTCACCCTCTTTCCCTGATCAGGAGTACGAGCGAGAAGAGAATTTTTTTG ATTCTGTAGTAAGCACTTCTCAAGCGACTTCCATAAACAGAGACGAGGCCAGCCTGCTGGAAGAGGACCACACGCTTTTTGATTCAGTACTTCCTGAATGTACAGTCAACTCTTCTGAGTCATCTCTCTTCATTGAAAATAACTGCTCTTTTCCAGTGCTGGAGGACCAAACACACAACAAAGAGGATAAG ACTGCTCAGAAGCTTGAAAGTTCTATTGAAGATGCTACTGGTGTTGAAGATCTGATGAAACCAAATGAAATGAAAGCAGAGATTACACGTTTGAATGGCAAAGCAACTGCTGTATTAACTGGGTCACGCTCTTGTACTGATCAGGAGGACGGGCAAGAAATGGAAAGTTCTG TCTGCACTTCCCAAGCAACTTTCATAAACAGAGACGGGGCCAGCCTGTTGGAAGAGGATCATGCGCTTTTTGATCCAGTACTTGCAGAATGTACAGTCAGCTCTTCCGAGTCATCTCTCTTCGTTGAATATAACAGCTCTTTTCCAGTGGTGCAGAACCAATCACAAAATGAAGAGGACAAG AAACCATTGGGTCCATCGACAATGTTAATGCCCGAGGAAGTTGTACATGCTCTAGGATGCCATGATAACAACACACCTGAAGCAGTTACCAAACATGGTTCCTGCACTAAACTTCAGAATGCAGATAGGCCAAAAAG GAGACTTCTACCAGTTTCGTCCATCTTATTAAAAGATATAGGCAATATAGACTTCAAGGACGAGAATGAGAAACCAAAG GGAGTCAAGGCAGAAAAGAAAGGAACTTCTGGTAAGAACAGAACTCAGGGCAGCACTTCACTTATTCGTTTGCTCAAGGATAATCTTGCTATCTAG